The Candidatus Krumholzibacteriota bacterium region GCTCGCGATCGCGCTCAAGCCCCCCGCGCTGATCCTCGTCCTCACCGGCTTCTCCTGGGCCGTGATCGCCTCGACCACCCTCTGGCCGCTCCTCTTCGGGATCTACTGGCGCCGGGCGAGCCGCCTCGCCGCGATCGGCTCGATGATCGTCGGCTCGATCACCGCGATCCTCTGGACCTGGCTCGGCAAGCCCTTCGGCGTCCACGGCTTCATCGCCGGCTCGTCGGCGGCCCTCGTCGCGATCGTCGCGCTGAGTCTCGCCCGGAAATGGGAGCCTCCCGCGGGGCACCTCGAACGGATCTTCGACGGGGAGACGGCCGGCGGTCAGTGACCGGCGACCGCTTCGAGCGCGGCGTCGTACGCGGGGGCGAGCGTTGCCCAGTCGTACCGCTCGGCGAAGGAACGCGCCCCGGCGGTGCGCGTCTCGTCGATCCGCTCGATCCGGCGCCGCAGCATCGTTACCAGCCCATCGAATCCGTCGTAGAGGAACTCGCCGTGCCGTTCTTCGGGGATGTGCCCGGGGTAGGCGAGGCGCCGCGGGAGAACGGGACAGACGCCGCAGTACATCCCCTCGACGACGCTCGTCCCGAAGAACTCGTGGCGCGCCGTGACGGGCAGGATATCCGCCCGCCAGAGCCAGCGCGCGTAGTCGGCGCGGTCCGGCGCGAAGCCGCGGTGGACGATGCGGGAGCCGAGCGTCTCCTGCGCCTCCTCGAAGACGGCGGGGCGTTCGCCGCCGGATTCGCCGAGGAGTGTTACACGGAAATCGAGGCCCTCGCCGGCGAGGAGACGCAGCGCCCGGAAGAACTCCTCCGGCCCCTTGTCGTACTCCCACCGGTGGTTCCAGAGGATGAGGGGCGTCGCGCCGGGCTCGCGCGCCACGCGGTGGCGGTCGAGGCCGGCGAGATCGATCCCGAGCGGAAGTACCCGGGATTTCGCTTCGATCGCCCGCGCGGCGCCGCGCTCCCTGAAATCGGGAAACGCGCCGAGAAAGCCGGGAAGGGCGCCGAGGAAATCCGCCATGTGGTACGGGGAGTTGAAGAAGACCGCGTCGGCGGCGAGGGCCGAGGCGAGGTTGACGAAGGCGTAGTGCACGTCCCGGCCGAGGGCGGGGTCCGGATCGTCTCCCGGCCACGGGTAGGTCAGCTGGTTCTCGTGGAAGAAGACCGCGGCCGGCGTACCCGCCGCGAGGTCGCGGGTGAGGGCGAGAAAGAGCGCGAGGTCGCACATGTCGGTGGCGAGCAGCAGGTCGGCGCCGTGCCCCTCCTCGCGATAGCGCCGCGCGAGGGTGACGGCCCCGCCGTGCATGCGCCACTTCCAGTGGCGCCCGGGAAGGCCCAGCACGGACACCTCGTGCGCGCTCCGGGCGGCGTAGCCGCTCGCCCACGCCCCGTGGGAGCCGGCGAGCCAGGGTTCGAGTATGACGATGCGCATGGCCCGGCGATCATAGCACGCCCCGTCCGCGCCCGCCAGCGGGCGCGTGACGAAACCCCCGACCGACCTTCCCGCACACATGCGCCTTCGCGAACAACGACAGGAACGTCGCCTTGTCCGGCGGAAAATCCCTTGCCGCGGGGAGCGCTTCCCCGTAGGCTCCCCTAAAGGCCGGGGGAAGGGATTCCACGCGGACAGGAGGAGACGGAATGGGCGAGCGCGGGCTCTTCGCTCGCTGGCGGCGCGATCATCGGGACCGCCGCCTGCACTGCACGATGGACCGCGGGCCCTTCTTCGATCTCGCCGCGCGGTTTTTGCCCGGCGAGCCGGGATCGCTCGTCGTCGACATCGGCGCAGGAAACGGCGCCTTCCTCGACCGCTGCGCACGCGCGGGCCGCCCGCTCGAGCTCGTCCCCCTCGATGCGAATCCCTCGTCCGTCGCCGGTCTCGCCGGCCGGTTTCCCCGCGCGGCCCTCTACCGGGCGCCGGCCCCCCTTCCCTTCAAGGACGGAACCGTCCGCTTCGTCCACTGCAGCCACCTCGTCGAGCACCTCGTCGGCCGCGACGTTTACGCGCTTCTCGTCGAAATCGACCGCGTCCTCGCCCCGGGGGGGATTTTCGCCGTGAGCGCGCCCCCCCTCTGGCCGGAATTTTACGACGACCTCTCGCACATGCGGCCGTTTGCGCCCGAGGTCTTCCGCCACTACCTCTGCGGCGGCCCGTGGCAGCGTTCGGCCCCCGCTGTCTCGGACCGCTACGCCGTCGCCGAGCTCGCCTACCGGTGGACGACGGCGCCCTTCGATCGCTGGGGCTCCCCCCTCGCCCCCGTGGACTTCGTTCTCCAGGGAACGGGGCTGCTCCTGCACCGGCTCGGAATCCGCCGCTACCTGCGCAACGGGTTCACGCTCGTTCTGCGCAAGTCCTGAACGCCCAACGGGGCGTCCGCGAGGAAAAACTGTTGTTTGCCACGGTCCGCCGACGGTATCCTCATGCATCGAACAACGCGGTACACGCCGGCCCGGCCTGCGGCCGGCCCATGAACATCGAGGGGACGACATGAAGGACAAGGCATTCTACCGGATGACCGTGCGCGAGGCCTTCGAGGCTCTCGGCACCTCGGAGAAGGGTCTCGCCGAGGCGGAGGCGAAGCGGCGCCTCGAACGGCACGGCCCGAACGAGCTCACCGCCGATCTCGGAACGCCGAAATGGCTCCTCTTCCTCTCGCAGTTCAAGGACCTCCTCGTCATCGTCCTCATCGTCGCCGCCGCCATCTCCCTCGTGATCGGCTCCTAGCGGGACGCCACCGTGATGCTCGTGATCGTGGCGATCAACGCGGTGATCGGCTTCGTGCAGGAATACAAGGTCAGCAGGATTCTCGAAAGCCTCCAAAACCTCATCCAGTCCCCGGCGCGCGTTTTGCGCGGCGACGGGATGGCCGAGATCCCGCAGGATCGCCTCGTGCCGGGCGACATCGTGAAGCTCGAGGCCGGAGACAAGATCCCGGCCGATCTGCGCATCGTCGAGTCCTTCGACCTGCGCACCGACGACTTCGCCCTCACCGGCGAATCGATGCCGCAGGGCAAGGAGAGCAACGCGATGCAGGAGGAATGCGGCCTCGGCGACATGGACAACATGGCCTTCATGGGCACCACCGTCACCTCGGGGAGCGCCACCGGACTCGTCGTCTCGACGGGGATGGAGACCGAGATGGGAAAGATCGCCGGGATGACGCAGGCCACCGTGGAGGTCCCCTCCCCTCTCGAGCGCGAGCTCTCCTCGCTCGCCCGGTGGCTCACGATGGTCGTCGTGATCATCAGCGGCATCCTCTTCGGCGTGGCCCTCTGGCAGGGCTTCAGCCTCTTCACGAGCATGGTCTACGCCCTCGGCATCGCCGTCGCCCTCGTGCCGCAGGCGCTTCCCGCCCAGGTCACCGTGGCCATGTCGGCCACGAGCAAGCGCCTCGCCGACATCAACGCCGTCGTGAAGAGCCTCCCGTCCGTCGAGACGCTCGGCTCGACGAGCGTCATCTCCACCGACAAGACCGGAACCCTGACGAAGAACGAGATGACCGTGACGGCCCTCTGGTTCGACGGGAAACGCTACTCCTTGACCGGCACGGGGTACGAGCCGACCGGCGCGCTGCTCGACGAGACGGGCGACGCGGTGGACCGGGCGGGCATCGACGAGATCGAGATCATGATGGACGCCGCCACGATGGCGTCGAATGCCGAGATACACGCGCCGGACGAGGATCACGCCGGCTGGTACCCGGTCGGCGATCCGACGGAGGCGGCCCTCGTGACGATGTCGACGAAGCTCGGCACTCGCTCGTTGACCGAGGACGAGGAGAATCCCGAGATCAAGGAGTTCCCCTTCAATTCCGAGCGGAAGCTGATGAGCTCGGTGAGGCGGTTCGGCGACCGCGAGCAGCTCGCGATGAAGGGCGCGCCGGCGAGCGTCCTCGCGATCAGCAGGCATATCTACCGCGGCGGCGGGGCCGCGCCGATAACCGACGAGGACCGCGAGACGGTCATGTCGGTCGTCGAGGAATTCTCCCGCCGGGCGCTGCGCGTGCTCGCCGTCGCCTACCGGCCGCTCGAATCAGACGGGCGCGACTACGCCATCGACGAGGTCGAGAAGGACGTCGTCTTCCTCGGGCTCGCCGGCATGATCGATCCGCCGCGCGAGGGGGTCAGGGAGGCGGTGGAGAGCTGCCACACCGCCGGCATCCGGACCTTCATCATGACGGGCGACCATGCCGTCACCGCCCAGGCGATCGGCGACGAGATCGGCCTATCCGCTGCCGGGCATCCCTCTCCCGTCTTTCCGGGAAGCGAGCTCAAGACGATGTCGAACGAGGAGCTCACCGCGGTGATGGAGCGCGAGCAGTCGCTGATCTTCTCCCGCGTCGACCCGGAGGACAAGCTGCGCATCGTCAGCCTCCTCGAGGAGAGCGGCGAGGTGGTGGCGGTGACCGGCGACGGCGTCAACGACGCGCCCGCCCTGCGCAAGGCGGACATCGGCGTGGCGATGGGCCGCATCGGCACCGACGTCTCCAAGGAGGCGGCCGAGCTCGTGCTCCTCGACGACAGCTTCCCCACCCTCGTCCACGCGGTGCGCGAGGGCCGGACGATCTACGACAACCTCCGCAAGACCGTCCTCGCCTCGCTCACGACGAACGCCGCCGAGCTCGTCGTCGTGCTGCTGGGCCTGGCGGCCGTGGCGATGCGAAACTGGGCGATCCCGATCCTCGCCATCCAGATCCTCGCCATCGACCTGCTCGCCGAGATCATGCCGCTGACCTTCCTCACGTACGACCCGCCGCCGGCCGACGTCATGCAGCGCCCGCCGCGGCGCCCCGGCGATCATATCGTCAACCGCAACACGACGATCGAGATCGTCTTCCTCGGCGTTCTGATCGGCGCCCTCTCCTTCGCGAACTTCGCCCTCTTCATGCGGCGGACAGGAGTCATCCTCACCGTCGACGCCGCCGATCCCCTCCTCTACGCCCGCGCGACCACCCTCTCCTATCTCACGATCGCCTTCTGCCAGTTCTCGAACATCCTCTCGCGCCGCTACGAGCGCGCCTCGCTGTTCGGGCCGGGCTTCCTCTCCAACCGGATCCTGCTTCTGTCGATCCTCGGCTCGATCGGCCTGATCCTCCTGGCGATCTACGTGCCCGTCGTTCGCGGCTTCCTGCGGTTCGCGCCGCCCGCGCCCGTCGACTGGCTGTACGTCGTCGGTGCGGGAGGCGTCTACCTCCTCGTCTTCGAGGCGATGAAGCTCGTCAAGCGCTGGCTGGCGCGGGGCGGCGCGGCGGCGTCGTGACGAACCGCCCACCTGGCCGCCAGCCGGGCCCCGCATGAAGAAAGACGGGCGCCCCCGCGAGGGGGCGCCCGTCTCCGTCGATATGGGAGTGCGTTCCCGGATCAGATCTCGCGCCACGAGAGCACGATGCAGGGCAGGGCCCCGCTGAGCGCCTGGGTGATGGCGTCCTTGCTGTAGAGAACGGCGGCGTTTCCCGCGCTGAAGTTGAAATCCGATGTTCCGCGAACCACGACGCTGCCGAGGATCCAGGGGGTTCCGGTGAGCTTGACGTCGCCCTCGACGTAGATCAGCCCCTTGTACTGGAAGGATCCGGCGCCCTTCAGGTCGCCCGTCACGTAGAGGAGCCCCTCGCCGGTGAAGTTGCTGGCGACGTTGGCGTCCCCGTTGATGTAGGTGATCCCGTTCAGGGGATTGGCCACCGAGGTGTGGTCCGCGTTCGACAGCAGGTCGGCCACCTCGCCGTTCGACATGCCGAGCACCTCGGCGAGCGAGTAGAAGGGGTTCGTCGCCGCGTTGTCGATCGGCGCGGGGTTGCCGCCGACGTGCGCGCTCCCCTGGACCTTCACCTGGTCCCCCGTCGTCGTCACGCCGGGGAGGTGCCCCGAGGCGAGATGCCAGGCGTAGCAGGCGTTCGGCACGGTCCAGGGGGGCGTGTTGATGTCGTGGTTGTAGCCGCAGAAGTCGCAGTTGCCGGTCAGCCGGACCGCCTTGTCGCAGTAGAGGGCCGCGAGCGTCCTGGCGGTCATCGTCCGCTTGGTGACCTCCGCCTCGACGACGCGCTCGCCGTTCCCCTGCCGCCCCGCCACCGTGACGATCTCGACGGGGAAGCCCGACGTGAAGTTCTCCGGGGGGATCTGGAGCGGATCGTAGAGGACGATCTCGTTCGCGTCCCGCGCGCCGTCACCGTCGCGGTCCTCCCACTTGTGGCGGATCGTGAGGACGCCGTCCGTTCCCGACGCGGCGCTGTACTCGAGGTAGTCCCTGCTCGGATCCTGGAGGGTGCCCGTCGTGACGGCCGTGCCCGCGGCCGGGGCCATGTCGGGACGCGTGAGATAGATTTGCGTCTCCCAGTTCGGGTCGTAGGGCGGGCTGTCGCCGATCGCCGCGTTCCCCGACCATCCGCCGACGGCGACCGTCGTCGGGTTCGGCAGTGAGAGGCGATGGATCGCCTCGTTGAGCCCCGCCTCGGCGATGAAGAGGGACTGCGTGGTCGTCCGCTGGTTCCCCGAGATCTTGAGATCCATCGAGGAGACCATGCCGAGCGTCCCGCCGATCACCGAAACGGCGAAGAGGATGAGCAGGGTGACGACGAGGATGTTCCCGTCCTCTCCCCCGCGGCGCTTCACGATCCGTTCGTTGTTCATGTCTTACCGGTCCTTTGCCTGTCGACCCGCGTCAGATCTCGCGGCCGAAGTACGCGATGAGCCGTCCCTGCGTCGCCGACGATCTCGTTCCGACGACGAGGTCCGGCCGGCTGTCCTTGTTGAAATCGGCCACGCCGATGGCGATGATCTCCCCCATGTCGCTCGTGTTGACCTTGAGTCCGCCGTCGGGAAGCGTCCCGTAGGAGGGGAGCACGTAGATGTCGCCGAGGTAGAGGAGCGACGATCGCCTCGTGCCGTAGGCGATGTCGGGGAAGATGTCGTTGTTCAGGGCGAGCGCGGCGAGGCAGAGCGCCTCGCCGTGCGCGTCGACCCAGTCGTCGGGGAGGTTCGGCACCGTCTCGGGGCCGAAGGCGTAGCCGGTGGTGTCGGCCCAGCCGAAAACGCCGCCCGTGTTCGACCAGAGCATCACGAAGCCGGCGTTCGCCGCGATCGACGAGCCGATGATGATATCGGGATCGCGCGCGTCGTCCTCCATCATGTCGATCACCATGAGATCGTTGACCGCGCCGAACGTCTCGTACCGCGCACGCCACTCGAGCACGCCCGAGGCTTCGCCCGCGTTCAGGAAGATGTCGATGCAGCCGGTATACTCCGTCCGGTGCGTCCCGATGATGACGTCCTGGTCGCCGTCGCCGTCGATGTCGCCGGACCCGACCGCCCAGACGTCGCCGAGCTGGAGGTCGCCCTCCGAACCGGCCTCGGTGATCATCGAGACGGGCATGAAGTTGTTGCCGCCGAATCCCCTGTAGACGACCAGCGCGCCCTTGTAGACCCCGAAGGAGGACTTGAGGCCGACGAGCATGTCGAGGTTGCCGTCCCGGTCGAGATCGACCAGCTTGACGTCCATCACCTCGTTGAAGCCGCCCGCGTGGTAGACGACCTCGGGGCTCGTCGAGAGCACGCCCTCCGCCTCGGTGAGCCAGAACTGGAGATTCGGGTCGGTGCCGACGTCCAGGCCGCTGATGACGTCGGGCGTGCCGTCCCCGGAGTAGTCGAAGACGTCCATCGCGTTGATGTTGTACCCCGCGTCGCGGCGATACGACGGGTCGGAATCGAAGAGCTCGGTGACCGGCGTCGTCGAGCTTTCCCATTTGTTGTGGAAGACGAGCATGTTCCCGATGCCGCCGACGAGCGCCGTGCCGAGCACGATGTCGGTGTCGCGCTTGTCGTCCTCGTCGAGGTTGGCGGTCGAGACCGAGAGCACCCGGTCCGTGTTCGAGATGTGGATCTCGACGAAGTCCTGGCGGTTCTCCAGGACGTCGCCGAAGTCGCGCACGACCGTCGTGTCGGCGGTGATCTTGATGTTCTCGTAGGTATTGACCGTCGTGGACGTGTAGCCGGCCGGGTCGGTCTCGGTGATCTTGTAGATCTCCGGCGCGAGGTTGAACCGGTAGTAGCCGTTCGCGTTGGTGAGCGTCGTGTCGCCGCTCGACATCGTCATCATGACGTTGGGCAGGCCCTCCTCGCCGGCGTTGCGGACGCCGTCCTCGTTGACGTCGAGGAAGACGTAGCCCTCGAGCACGCCGGTGACGGGACCGGCGAAATCGCCGAAATCTATCCTGACGGTGTCGTCCTGGGCCACGATGCTGGCCGCGCCCGAGTTCGGCGTCGTCGAGGCGAAACCGGTCGGGTCGGTCTCGACGACGGTGTAGTTCCCCTGGCGGGCGACGAAGGAGTAGTAGCCCCGGTCGTTCGTGTAGGTCTCCGCGCCCGTGTCGAGCGAGACGAGCACCCCGGCGATGCCCTCCTCGCCGATGTCCATGAGCGCGTCCTGGTCGATGTCCTCGTAGACGTATCCCTCGATCACGCCGCTCGGCGTGGTCGAGACGTCGCCGAAGTTCACCGACTTCGTCTGGCCCGAGGCGAGCGTGACCGAGACGATGTTCGCCGTCGTCGAGGTGTAGCCCATCGGGTCGACCTCCTGGACGGAGTAGTCGCCCGCTGGCAGCGGGAAGAAGTACCGGCCGAAATTGTCGCTGAGCACGTTGCTGCCCTGGCCGGCGATCCTGATCTCCACGTTGGGGATCCCCGTCTCGCCCGGATCGAGGGCGCCGTCCTTGTCGGCGTCGTGGTACACCATGCCGCTGATCATCGCGCTCGTCCGTGTCGCGTTCCGCACGAAGACCTCGGAGGTCATCGTCACGTCGAGGAAGCCGCCGTTCGTCTCGTACTGCTTCTCGTAGCGCTCGGATTCGCTGATGACGGTGATCCGGACCTTGCGGATGTTCGCCAGCATGTTCGCCGGCATCTCGGTCACGGCGAGGGCCTCGCTGTCGCTCAGCTCGCCGTCCGCGTTGCCGTCGCCCCAGAGGAGATCGGGCGTCGCCGGGTTCTCGTCGTGATCGTACCAGTACTGGAACATCGGCTGGGGGATCGTCCACGTGGCCGTCAGATTCGGCCCGCGCACCTTGGCGAGGTCGGACTCGCGCACCTCGTTGACCCCCGACCCGTTGAAGCCGTAGACGTACTGCTTGAGGACGAAGAGGTTCTTGTTGTTGCCCCCCTCCACGGGATCGTCGCCGCGGTCGGCCGCGTCGATGAGCCCGTCGGCGTTCGAGTCGACGGTGAAGACGACCGTCTCGGCGTCGGAATCGTAGTTGTCGGCGGGCGTGTAGATCGGTGTGCCCGAGGCGGGCACCGTGTGCTGCGCCACGGCGCGGTTGAGCGCCGCCAGGGGCGCCTGCCCGTCGATCGTCTGGCCGTTGTCGATGTCGGCGTTGATCGCGATCTGGTAGGGCCCCGCGTGAACCACGGGCAACTGGCCCCGGAAGTAGTCGGTCTGCGAACCGGCCTGGCGAAGCCGTCCGGTGATGAAGTCGAGGGCGATCCTCGTGTTCTGCTGGGCCTCGGCGTGATCGGTCGTCTTGGCCGATCCCTTCTGGTAGAGGATGAAGATCCCCGAGACGGCGATGAGCACGAACCCAAGCACCAGGATGCTCATCACGATCTCGATGAGGGTGAATCCCTCTTCGTGCTTTCTTCGACAGGTTGACATAGCGAATTACCGCCTCGAGGTTAGATAGGTTCTGAGCGTCACCGCGTTGTCCTTGTGCCCGGACTCGTAGGTGACCGTCACGGTGATTTCCTTCATGTCGGCGAGCGGGACGTTGTCGGTCACCGCCCAGCTGCGCGTGAAATGGACTTCCAGCGGATTGTCCGGATCGTTGTGCGCGCCGGACGCGAGATCGGCGTCGTTGAAAGGCGCGCCCATCAGCTGTTCGATC contains the following coding sequences:
- a CDS encoding VCBS repeat-containing protein, which produces MSTCRRKHEEGFTLIEIVMSILVLGFVLIAVSGIFILYQKGSAKTTDHAEAQQNTRIALDFITGRLRQAGSQTDYFRGQLPVVHAGPYQIAINADIDNGQTIDGQAPLAALNRAVAQHTVPASGTPIYTPADNYDSDAETVVFTVDSNADGLIDAADRGDDPVEGGNNKNLFVLKQYVYGFNGSGVNEVRESDLAKVRGPNLTATWTIPQPMFQYWYDHDENPATPDLLWGDGNADGELSDSEALAVTEMPANMLANIRKVRITVISESERYEKQYETNGGFLDVTMTSEVFVRNATRTSAMISGMVYHDADKDGALDPGETGIPNVEIRIAGQGSNVLSDNFGRYFFPLPAGDYSVQEVDPMGYTSTTANIVSVTLASGQTKSVNFGDVSTTPSGVIEGYVYEDIDQDALMDIGEEGIAGVLVSLDTGAETYTNDRGYYSFVARQGNYTVVETDPTGFASTTPNSGAASIVAQDDTVRIDFGDFAGPVTGVLEGYVFLDVNEDGVRNAGEEGLPNVMMTMSSGDTTLTNANGYYRFNLAPEIYKITETDPAGYTSTTVNTYENIKITADTTVVRDFGDVLENRQDFVEIHISNTDRVLSVSTANLDEDDKRDTDIVLGTALVGGIGNMLVFHNKWESSTTPVTELFDSDPSYRRDAGYNINAMDVFDYSGDGTPDVISGLDVGTDPNLQFWLTEAEGVLSTSPEVVYHAGGFNEVMDVKLVDLDRDGNLDMLVGLKSSFGVYKGALVVYRGFGGNNFMPVSMITEAGSEGDLQLGDVWAVGSGDIDGDGDQDVIIGTHRTEYTGCIDIFLNAGEASGVLEWRARYETFGAVNDLMVIDMMEDDARDPDIIIGSSIAANAGFVMLWSNTGGVFGWADTTGYAFGPETVPNLPDDWVDAHGEALCLAALALNNDIFPDIAYGTRRSSLLYLGDIYVLPSYGTLPDGGLKVNTSDMGEIIAIGVADFNKDSRPDLVVGTRSSATQGRLIAYFGREI
- a CDS encoding DUF3524 domain-containing protein; amino-acid sequence: MRIVILEPWLAGSHGAWASGYAARSAHEVSVLGLPGRHWKWRMHGGAVTLARRYREEGHGADLLLATDMCDLALFLALTRDLAAGTPAAVFFHENQLTYPWPGDDPDPALGRDVHYAFVNLASALAADAVFFNSPYHMADFLGALPGFLGAFPDFRERGAARAIEAKSRVLPLGIDLAGLDRHRVAREPGATPLILWNHRWEYDKGPEEFFRALRLLAGEGLDFRVTLLGESGGERPAVFEEAQETLGSRIVHRGFAPDRADYARWLWRADILPVTARHEFFGTSVVEGMYCGVCPVLPRRLAYPGHIPEERHGEFLYDGFDGLVTMLRRRIERIDETRTAGARSFAERYDWATLAPAYDAALEAVAGH
- a CDS encoding pilus assembly PilX N-terminal domain-containing protein → MNNERIVKRRGGEDGNILVVTLLILFAVSVIGGTLGMVSSMDLKISGNQRTTTQSLFIAEAGLNEAIHRLSLPNPTTVAVGGWSGNAAIGDSPPYDPNWETQIYLTRPDMAPAAGTAVTTGTLQDPSRDYLEYSAASGTDGVLTIRHKWEDRDGDGARDANEIVLYDPLQIPPENFTSGFPVEIVTVAGRQGNGERVVEAEVTKRTMTARTLAALYCDKAVRLTGNCDFCGYNHDINTPPWTVPNACYAWHLASGHLPGVTTTGDQVKVQGSAHVGGNPAPIDNAATNPFYSLAEVLGMSNGEVADLLSNADHTSVANPLNGITYINGDANVASNFTGEGLLYVTGDLKGAGSFQYKGLIYVEGDVKLTGTPWILGSVVVRGTSDFNFSAGNAAVLYSKDAITQALSGALPCIVLSWREI
- a CDS encoding class I SAM-dependent methyltransferase; this translates as MGERGLFARWRRDHRDRRLHCTMDRGPFFDLAARFLPGEPGSLVVDIGAGNGAFLDRCARAGRPLELVPLDANPSSVAGLAGRFPRAALYRAPAPLPFKDGTVRFVHCSHLVEHLVGRDVYALLVEIDRVLAPGGIFAVSAPPLWPEFYDDLSHMRPFAPEVFRHYLCGGPWQRSAPAVSDRYAVAELAYRWTTAPFDRWGSPLAPVDFVLQGTGLLLHRLGIRRYLRNGFTLVLRKS
- a CDS encoding type II secretion system protein yields the protein MMLKSEKGIGLIELIVALLIFGVGISAAMRMLPESNTATTRARNLTMATNLAQQKIEQLMGAPFNDADLASGAHNDPDNPLEVHFTRSWAVTDNVPLADMKEITVTVTYESGHKDNAVTLRTYLTSRR